One region of Desmodus rotundus isolate HL8 chromosome 11, HLdesRot8A.1, whole genome shotgun sequence genomic DNA includes:
- the SMIM40 gene encoding small integral membrane protein 40, translating into MAEEEGGVDEEDVFLAFAQRPTPPRGTLRRALDQAFFIFLAIFLTLLMLEALYKLLWCLPWAMFGDWLLGTPQKEEELEL; encoded by the coding sequence AtggcagaggaggaaggtggtGTGGACGAGGAGGATGTGTTCCTGGCTTTTGCCCAGCGTCCTACTCCTCCCAGGGGCACCCTACGTCGGGCCTTGGACCAGGCCTTCTTTATCTTCCTGGCCATTTTTCTGACACTACTGATGCTGGAGGCTCTTTATAAGCTGCTGTGGTGTCTACCATGGGCAATGTTTGGGGACTGGCTCCTGGGAACACCtcagaaggaggaggagctggaattGTGA